From one Dermacentor silvarum isolate Dsil-2018 chromosome 3, BIME_Dsil_1.4, whole genome shotgun sequence genomic stretch:
- the LOC119445206 gene encoding carboxylesterase 3A, giving the protein MDEECLTLSIWTPFLCTREESLKTVLVVVSSEWFQKGHVSDDENACREIASADVVVVAINFRLGVFGFLRTPWEDMPSNAGFSDLVMALSWLRANVAAFHGDPTTMVGLGVGSGGMLLSLDLLSPKFQMAGFFKRLILHGLVAGSLLPRNSGMDNAEMIAANLKECARVSKTASATALVQCLRNVNASTLLEASVKMKLPLRFVPNLDNNTESGPPSLASVAPWSAMPLRPLKNVSVLCGYSREEGQALFDDEIAKSEGISENMEPRHVIGRLAHFFTTRNAPKLFDELPESATESLKRNAGIVDFLVDAIYYCPLVEMASAITKVGGVAFVYGNVKRQAYRPMMNLSDTIAFAKSGKVPWSSFGDTKAVYVDSSTHHDVFFNWRSEECSWVQEVSRRLQMP; this is encoded by the exons ATGGACGAGGAATGCCTGACGCTTTCCATCTGGACACCCTTCCTGTGCACGCGCGAAGAGTCGCTCAAGACGGTCCTGGTGGTCGTCTCGTCCGAATGGTTCCAGAAAGGACACGTGTCCGACGACGAAAATGCCTGCCGAGAGATAGCTTCCGCAGATGTCGTCGTGGTGGCGATCAACTTCAGGCTCGGCGTATTCGGCTTCCTGCGAACCCCTTGGGAAGACATGCCGAGCAACGCCGGGTTCAGCGACCTCGTCATGGCCCTGTCGTGGCTTCGCGCCAACGTCGCAGCCTTCCATGGCGATCCTACGACGATGGTTGGCCTGGGCGTGGGCTCCGGTGGCATGTTGCTTTCGCTGGACCTGCTGTCGCCGAAGTTTCAGATGGCGGGATTCTTCAAGCGACTCATCTTGCACGGATTGGTGGCTGGGTCTTTGCTTCCTCGAAACAGCGGCATGGACAACGCCGAGATGATCGCGGCAAACCTAAAAGAATGCGCACGCGTGTCGAAAACCGCCAGTGCGACCGCACTCGTGCAGTGCCTGAGGAATGTCAACGCGTCGACGCTGCTGGAGGCTAGCGTGAAGATGAAGCTGCCACTTCGCTTCGTTCCGAACCTGGACAACAACACCGAGTCGGGGCCTCCGTCTCTCGCGTCCGTCGCGCCATGGAGCGCGATGCCGTTGAGACCACTGAAAAACGTGAGCGTCCTGTGTGGTTACAGCAGGGAAGAAGGTCAAGCGCTGTTCGACGACGAGATAGCCAAGTCCGAAGGTATCTCCGAGAACATGGAGCCCCGGCATGTGATCGGACGCCTCGCGCACTTCTTCACGACGCGGAACGCACCGAAGCTGTTCGACGAGTTGCCAGAGAGCGCCACGGAATCGCTCAAAAGGAACGCTGGCATCGTGGACTTTCTAGTCGACGCCATCTACTACTGCCCCCTGGTGGAGATGGCGTCGGCGATCACCAAGGTGGGAGGCGTTGCCTTTGTGTACGGGAACGTGAAACGCCAAGCTTACAGACCGATGATGAACTTGAGCGACACCATCGCTTTCGCGAAGAGCGG GAAAGTGCCTTGGTCATCCTTCGGCGACACCAAGGCCGTTTACGTCGACAGCAGCACACACCACGACGTTTTCTTCAACTGGCGCTCCGAGGAATGCAGTTGGGTGCAGGAGGTGTCGAGGCGCTTGCAAATGCCCTAG
- the LOC125944142 gene encoding protein TonB-like, with protein MAATHGSLPLPPAAALALHQQRLPPPPQLPPPPQLPPPPQLPPPPLHRPRGKKKPKTAKSKDTPKRTSSEIPAPPSPPWPIPDRRRRPGPNPVVIFSVAFVVIVALAVASFFQVRERVESGPEARRARQAAAAAAIKSTTQEDEPATTIRLTDNTEEETLRTAVFLPKARTRTRTPTKKGR; from the exons ATGGCAGCGACGCACGGCAGCCTACCACTGCCGCCGGCTGCAGCGCTGGCCTTGCACCAGCAGcgactgccgccgccgccacagctgcCACCGCCACCGCAGCTGCCACCGCCACCGCAGCTGCCACCACCACCTCTACATAGACCCCGAGGGAAGAAGAAGCCCAAGACTGCCAAATCTAAAGATACACCGAAACGGACGTCCTCAGAGATTCCGGCGCCTCCTTCTCCACCGTGGCCTATCCCGGACCGCCGCCGAAGACCGGGGCCCAACCCGGTGGTGATATTCTCGGTCGCTTTCGTGGTCATCGTCGCGCTGGCCGTGGCGTCCTTCTTCCAG GTCCGTGAGCGCGTGGAGTCCGGTCCCGAAGCGCGCCGGGCCAGGCAGgctgcagccgccgcagcgatcAAGTCCACCACCCAAGAGGACGAGCCGGCCACGACGATTCGGCTGACGGACAACACCGAGGAAGAGACGCTGCGCACCGCTGTCTTCCTGCCCAaggcgcgcacgcgcacgcgcacaccaACCAAGAAAGGCCGTTGA
- the LOC119446618 gene encoding nucleolar protein 58-like isoform X2 produces the protein MTRSPKVYAGTMYICNVFSAIVLVLAENILAQENTCPNRTKNQIEDAGNNGCVYYCRTSRYHPWGFGYFSEGDKCKIDATRNGTCSAGYCYLRSPTAPSKPPEEPSKVTTVKPSRGSKKKSKADKEDKERKEKKNNKEVPVVVPDRVVNETLCPNRTWDPTRYNEDTNGTCFNGYCHRTLPTAVSFPPPTVSKKATTTTTENMPENSLNTQPTTTTKGPTTTQKKEKKKKKEKKEKKEDDVKKKEEKKNEEEKKKKKKKKEKDEHRIVPQYW, from the exons ATGACACGCAGTCCCAAAGTCTACGCTGGCACAATGTACATTTGCAACGTTTTTTCTGCGATCG TTCTAGTTCTTGCCGAGAACATTCTGGCACAAGAAAATACATGCCCGAACAGGACAAAAAACCAAATTGAG GATGCCGGCAATAATGGGTGTGTTTATTACTGTCGGACGAGTCGCTACCATCCCTGGGGCTTTGGCTACTTCAGCGAAGGTGATAAGTGCAAA ATCGACGCCACCAGAAACGGAACTTGCAGTGCTGGTTACTGCTACCTGAGATCTCCAACGGCACCTTCAAAGCCTCCAGAGGAACCTTCTAAAGTGACGACAGTGAAACCTTCGCGAGGAAGCAAGAAGAAAAGCAAAGCAGataaagaagacaaagaaaggaaagagaaaaaaaataacaaggaag TGCCTGTCGTCGTTCCTGACCGAGTAGTGAACGAGACCCTGTGTCCCAACAGGACGTGGGACCCTACAAGG tacAACGAAGACACAAATGGAACGTGCTTTAACGGTTACTGCCACAGAACACTACCGACCGCCGTCAGCTTCCCTCCCCCCACGGTTTCAAAGAAAGCCACTACAACTACAACCGAGAATATGCCGGAGAATTCGCTCAACACTCAACCCACGACAACCACCAAAGGCCCGACTACCACGCaaaagaaggagaaaaagaaaaagaaagagaagaaggagAAAAAAGAGGACGACGTcaaaaagaaggaagagaaaaagaatgaggaggagaagaagaaaaagaaaaagaaaaaagaaaaggacgagCATAGAATAGTACCACAATACTGGTAG
- the LOC119446618 gene encoding uncharacterized protein LOC119446618 isoform X1: MTRSPKVYAGTMYICNVFSAIVLVLAENILAQENTCPNRTKNQIEDAGNNGCVYYCRTSRYHPWGFGYFSEGDKCKIDATRNGTCSAGYCYLRSPTAPSKPPEEPSKVTTVKPSRGSKKKSKADKEDKERKEKKNNKEVPVVVPDRVVNETLCPNRTWDPTRDSSMRRCVYFCWKENLWIMGFFFNGTTCWYNEDTNGTCFNGYCHRTLPTAVSFPPPTVSKKATTTTTENMPENSLNTQPTTTTKGPTTTQKKEKKKKKEKKEKKEDDVKKKEEKKNEEEKKKKKKKKEKDEHRIVPQYW, encoded by the exons ATGACACGCAGTCCCAAAGTCTACGCTGGCACAATGTACATTTGCAACGTTTTTTCTGCGATCG TTCTAGTTCTTGCCGAGAACATTCTGGCACAAGAAAATACATGCCCGAACAGGACAAAAAACCAAATTGAG GATGCCGGCAATAATGGGTGTGTTTATTACTGTCGGACGAGTCGCTACCATCCCTGGGGCTTTGGCTACTTCAGCGAAGGTGATAAGTGCAAA ATCGACGCCACCAGAAACGGAACTTGCAGTGCTGGTTACTGCTACCTGAGATCTCCAACGGCACCTTCAAAGCCTCCAGAGGAACCTTCTAAAGTGACGACAGTGAAACCTTCGCGAGGAAGCAAGAAGAAAAGCAAAGCAGataaagaagacaaagaaaggaaagagaaaaaaaataacaaggaag TGCCTGTCGTCGTTCCTGACCGAGTAGTGAACGAGACCCTGTGTCCCAACAGGACGTGGGACCCTACAAGG GACAGTAGTATGCGCCGCTGTGTTTACTTCTGTTGGAAAGAAAATCTATGGATCATGGGCTTTTTCTTTAATGGAACGACGTGCTGG tacAACGAAGACACAAATGGAACGTGCTTTAACGGTTACTGCCACAGAACACTACCGACCGCCGTCAGCTTCCCTCCCCCCACGGTTTCAAAGAAAGCCACTACAACTACAACCGAGAATATGCCGGAGAATTCGCTCAACACTCAACCCACGACAACCACCAAAGGCCCGACTACCACGCaaaagaaggagaaaaagaaaaagaaagagaagaaggagAAAAAAGAGGACGACGTcaaaaagaaggaagagaaaaagaatgaggaggagaagaagaaaaagaaaaagaaaaaagaaaaggacgagCATAGAATAGTACCACAATACTGGTAG
- the LOC119446619 gene encoding uncharacterized protein LOC119446619 gives MNVLGLFFAIVPLLVADEVTGEAACPNKTWDPRTDGQWTRCVYYCPDGKGGWEMGYFRNGTVCSYTPEKNGTCYNGLCYGSLPDNVNLPSVTVSDEVFVTDKQPDSTPDETAPTTTTKATTTTQKEKNKTKEKKETKKKKKKKKEKKEKKEEDDNKEKKKKKGKKKKEATPQEW, from the exons ATGAACGTCCTGGGCCTTTTCTTTGCAATTG TGCCCCTTCTTGTTGCTGATGAAGTAACGGGCGAGGCGGCGTGCCCCAACAAGACATGGGACCCCAGAACG GACGGACAATGGACGCGCTGCGTTTACTACTGTCCTGATGGCAAGGGAGGCTGGGAAATGGGCTATTTCCGTAATGGTACCGTATGCTCG TACACCCCAGAGAAAAATGGAACGTGCTACAATGGTTTGTGCTATGGATCACTGCCGGATAACGTGAATCTCCCTAGTGTCACGGTCTCAGATGAAGTCTTCGTAACGGACAAGCAACCGGATAGCACACCCGATGAAACTGCGCCTACGACAACAACCAAAGCCACGACTACCAcgcaaaaagagaaaaataaaacgaAGGAGAAGAAGgaaacgaagaagaagaagaagaagaagaaggaaaagaaggagaaaaagGAGGAGGACGACAataaggagaagaagaagaaaaaggggaaaaagaagAAGGAAGCGACACCCCAAGAGTGGTAG